A stretch of the Marivirga tractuosa DSM 4126 genome encodes the following:
- a CDS encoding S41 family peptidase: MKNISFYIFLSGIIIFSSCRNKDPEPEKFDNGTNEYVNNWIYENMNLYYYWTDDLPDKNINGENPEDFFYGLLSNQDRFSWIQPNFQELLNSLQGITLESGYEFILYNDSENANGVIGQIAYVKKGSPAENAGLKRGDKFTKINSTNLTLDNYSDLLGNISQNHSLTIERYNFQNESFEEIGDFDLSAIQFAENPNHLDTVYTRNGKKIGYYVYNLFSVGTDADSAAYAIEMDEIFANFKSEGIDHLVLDLRYNSGGAERATINLASLIGSNISDQDVFVKREYNEELKQALINEYGEESLNRRFINKTSNIGNDLQSPQLTVLTSSRTASASELLINGLDPFMETFIIGDTTVGKNVGSTSFYEDDNPENNWGMQPIITKSFNSLNQSDYDLGFYPDIPLKDNDLVKLQLGDVNEKLLKEALIYLAGSDEASRTLSYQAIPSKDIIGSMELKRRFGIYDIDLSN, encoded by the coding sequence ATGAAAAACATATCATTCTATATTTTCCTTAGCGGGATCATTATATTTTCATCTTGTAGAAACAAGGACCCAGAGCCTGAAAAGTTTGATAATGGCACTAATGAGTATGTAAATAATTGGATTTACGAGAATATGAACCTTTACTATTATTGGACTGATGACCTACCTGATAAGAACATCAATGGAGAAAACCCTGAAGATTTTTTCTATGGCTTGCTGTCCAATCAAGATCGCTTTTCATGGATTCAACCTAATTTTCAAGAATTACTAAACTCACTACAAGGAATTACCTTAGAATCAGGCTATGAATTTATTCTATATAATGACAGTGAAAATGCAAATGGTGTAATTGGCCAAATCGCATATGTAAAAAAAGGCTCACCAGCTGAGAATGCAGGACTCAAAAGAGGAGATAAATTTACCAAGATAAATAGTACGAATTTAACGCTAGATAATTACAGTGACTTATTGGGAAATATTAGTCAAAATCATAGTTTAACTATCGAGAGATATAATTTCCAAAATGAATCCTTCGAAGAAATAGGTGATTTTGATTTAAGCGCTATACAATTTGCTGAAAATCCGAACCACCTTGACACTGTCTATACAAGAAACGGTAAAAAAATTGGCTACTATGTATACAATCTATTCTCAGTAGGTACAGATGCAGATAGTGCAGCTTATGCAATTGAAATGGATGAGATTTTCGCAAATTTCAAGTCAGAAGGTATTGATCACCTAGTTTTAGATTTAAGATACAATAGCGGGGGTGCCGAAAGAGCTACAATCAATCTTGCTAGCTTAATTGGATCTAATATTTCGGATCAGGATGTTTTTGTAAAAAGAGAATATAACGAAGAATTAAAGCAGGCACTAATTAATGAGTACGGAGAGGAATCATTGAACAGAAGATTTATAAACAAAACCTCAAACATAGGAAATGATCTCCAAAGCCCTCAGCTTACAGTTTTGACCTCCTCAAGGACCGCTTCCGCCTCTGAGCTTTTGATCAATGGCCTAGATCCTTTTATGGAAACTTTTATTATTGGTGATACAACAGTAGGCAAAAATGTTGGTTCAACTAGTTTTTATGAAGATGATAATCCTGAAAACAATTGGGGTATGCAACCCATAATCACAAAATCTTTCAATAGTCTTAATCAATCAGATTATGACTTAGGATTTTACCCTGATATTCCTTTAAAAGATAATGATCTGGTAAAATTGCAGTTGGGAGATGTAAATGAAAAATTATTAAAGGAGGCTTTAATTTATTTGGCAGGCTCAGATGAAGCAAGTAGGACTTTAAGCTATCAAGCTATACCCTCAAAGGATATAATTGGGAGCATGGAATTA